In Micromonospora sp. NBC_01813, the following are encoded in one genomic region:
- a CDS encoding class I SAM-dependent methyltransferase — translation MKTDDNPWWAWRQRWDQQQEVYLPYREQRFDVMLDVAAQSLPADAVVVDLCCGLGSLTERALPRLPTARLIAVDLDPVLLRLGRETIGDADGRVQWLQADLTAADWTTRLPVERVDAVLSTTALHYLPAEDLVRLYRQLHQLINPGGIVLNGDHMAYPARLPTFRALAETTGSRWYDQAMAAPGAENFGDWWRAVADQPGMAELMAEREQLFAWRARREASAEYLLQRAALEEAGFREVDTVWQHLDNRVLLARRGND, via the coding sequence ATGAAGACCGACGACAACCCATGGTGGGCCTGGCGGCAGCGCTGGGACCAGCAGCAGGAGGTCTACCTGCCCTACCGGGAGCAGCGTTTCGACGTGATGCTCGATGTCGCCGCCCAGTCACTGCCCGCTGACGCCGTCGTGGTCGATCTGTGCTGCGGTCTGGGTTCGCTCACCGAACGGGCGCTGCCCCGGCTACCCACGGCACGGCTGATCGCCGTCGATCTCGACCCGGTGCTGCTACGCCTCGGCCGGGAGACGATCGGCGACGCGGACGGACGGGTGCAATGGCTCCAGGCCGATCTGACCGCGGCGGACTGGACCACCCGGCTGCCGGTCGAACGCGTCGACGCCGTGCTGAGCACCACCGCACTGCACTACCTGCCCGCCGAGGATCTGGTGCGGCTCTACCGCCAGCTTCACCAGTTGATCAACCCGGGTGGGATCGTCCTCAACGGCGACCACATGGCCTACCCTGCGCGGCTGCCGACGTTCCGCGCGCTGGCCGAGACGACCGGCAGCCGCTGGTACGACCAGGCGATGGCGGCACCGGGGGCGGAGAACTTCGGTGACTGGTGGCGCGCTGTCGCCGATCAGCCCGGCATGGCCGAGCTGATGGCCGAACGGGAACAGCTGTTCGCCTGGCGTGCCCGGCGCGAAGCCAGTGCGGAGTACCTGCTGCAACGCGCGGCCCTGGAGGAGGCCGGTTTCCGTGAGGTCGACACGGTGTGGCAACACCTGGACAACCGGGTGCTACTCGCCCGCCGCGGCAACGACTGA
- a CDS encoding sugar transferase encodes MTTPTLQPAAQRESTPGCPHRYDAAKRVIDLVVGTVALIVAAPLMAIVALVIVCTLGRPVFFRQVRPGRRGELFEMVKFRTMRATDPQRGLITDADRLTPIGRWLRAASLDELPELWNVLRGEMSLVGPRPHLVKYLDIYTPWQARRHEVRPGITGLAQVRGRNELAWEDKFAYDIEYVDNRSLRLDLRIMIETVRVVLRREGISAPGAATWHEFTGTVGPDPAHRSGVGAPGRSPRTGSPELQVASDHRVGLPGHLELEEMPRADHLAGDSIRHQFS; translated from the coding sequence ATGACCACGCCTACTCTGCAGCCCGCTGCACAGCGGGAGTCGACGCCGGGGTGTCCGCACCGTTACGACGCGGCCAAGCGGGTGATCGATCTTGTCGTCGGGACCGTCGCGTTGATCGTCGCGGCCCCGTTGATGGCGATCGTCGCCCTGGTCATCGTCTGCACGCTCGGTCGGCCGGTGTTCTTCCGGCAGGTCCGGCCGGGCCGGCGCGGGGAACTGTTCGAGATGGTGAAGTTCCGGACGATGCGGGCGACCGATCCGCAACGCGGCCTCATCACGGACGCGGACCGGTTGACTCCGATTGGTCGCTGGCTACGCGCGGCCAGTCTGGACGAACTACCGGAGCTGTGGAACGTGCTGCGGGGCGAGATGAGTCTGGTGGGGCCACGGCCGCACCTGGTCAAGTACCTCGACATCTACACCCCCTGGCAGGCCCGCCGCCACGAGGTGCGCCCAGGCATCACCGGCCTGGCGCAGGTGCGTGGCCGCAATGAGCTGGCCTGGGAGGACAAGTTCGCCTACGACATCGAGTACGTCGACAACCGCAGTCTCCGGCTCGACCTGCGGATCATGATCGAGACCGTACGCGTCGTCCTGCGGCGTGAGGGGATCTCCGCCCCGGGCGCGGCGACCTGGCACGAGTTCACCGGCACCGTCGGTCCGGATCCGGCTCACCGGTCCGGCGTGGGCGCGCCGGGTCGATCACCACGAACCGGGTCCCCAGAGCTTCAGGTAGCGTCCGATCATCGCGTTGGTCTGCCGGGGCACCTCGAACTGGAAGAAATGCCCCGAGCCGACCACCTGGCCGGTGACAGCATCCGCCACCAGTTCTCGTAG
- a CDS encoding glycogen debranching N-terminal domain-containing protein encodes MVDGISSFFDSLGDDGRGRLPPAASGTIRFDIVGPDGGVRTWSVTYRDGHAVVERSPERIDCTVEAPQETFQALIDGRENTISLLLRNGVSVSGHLPLLLIFRRLLPLHADSAGLQSAARRIPEPPRPSTAATKPVSIFYGNLFMISDRRGDIESVPYAPFGLFFYDTRFLSHWRLTLDGQRMHTLSIDDLQYFESRFFHVPGEPTHYVDADVSVFRHRWVGDAFTEQIVVFNHREEPVRLRLRIDAAADFAEVLEIKDGYHTDREIVVTVEPDALRFRYERDTFFRETILSSSEQARFDPDGMTFELLLDAQDTWCTDLTVKTFVRGAGNRDLRDSLRSYAERPKPEVHRELDEWATRSPRLTCDYEPLRASYRQSVVDLAALRYPGVNFRELLPAAGMPWFMTFFGRDSLFSCLQALPFLPSTAVPALRIMALAQGTREDPFRAEQPGKIPQESRYGESAVFDEISHAADFSAADTTPLFLVLLDEYERWTGDTDLVRSMEFEARAALDWIDRHADLVGTGYVWYGPRHTRTGVLNQSWKCSPGAISFQDGREADFPQATCEIQGYVYDARIRAARLARDCWGDPAFADRLERQAAELRERFNRDFWIAERGYYAHALQADGVQVDALTSNIGHLLWSGIAEPTKARSVVRHLMSPRLFSGWGIRTLATDARRFNPVGYHTGTVWPFDNSLIAWGLWRYGYRAEAARVACAVLEASRYFDARLPETFAGYDRSLTKYPVPYSAAGSPHATSAGATLLFLRVLLGLDPYGDDLIIDPAVPEEMGHIELHDIPGRWGLLDVLGRGRHDLTRPRRRSRRPGDPLRAAL; translated from the coding sequence GTGGTCGACGGCATCAGCAGCTTCTTCGACTCGCTGGGCGACGACGGTCGGGGGCGGCTTCCGCCAGCCGCGAGTGGCACGATCCGGTTCGACATCGTCGGTCCCGACGGCGGCGTCCGCACCTGGTCGGTGACGTACCGCGATGGTCACGCGGTGGTCGAGCGGAGCCCCGAGCGGATCGACTGCACCGTCGAGGCACCGCAGGAGACCTTCCAGGCGTTGATCGACGGCCGGGAGAACACCATCTCGTTGCTGCTGCGCAACGGCGTATCGGTCAGCGGCCATCTGCCGCTGCTCCTGATCTTCCGGCGGCTGCTGCCGCTGCACGCGGACAGCGCGGGGCTGCAGTCGGCCGCCCGCCGGATCCCCGAACCGCCGCGACCGAGCACGGCCGCGACGAAGCCGGTGAGCATCTTCTACGGAAACCTGTTCATGATCAGCGACCGGCGGGGCGACATCGAGTCGGTGCCGTACGCACCGTTCGGGCTCTTCTTCTACGACACCCGGTTTCTGTCCCACTGGCGGCTGACGCTCGACGGCCAGCGGATGCACACCCTGTCCATCGACGACCTGCAGTACTTCGAGTCTCGGTTCTTCCACGTGCCGGGGGAGCCGACGCACTACGTCGACGCCGACGTCTCGGTGTTCCGGCACCGCTGGGTGGGCGACGCGTTCACCGAGCAGATCGTGGTCTTCAACCACCGGGAGGAACCGGTACGGTTGCGCCTGCGGATCGACGCCGCGGCCGACTTCGCCGAGGTCCTGGAAATCAAGGACGGCTACCACACCGACCGCGAGATCGTGGTGACGGTCGAGCCAGACGCGCTGCGGTTCCGCTACGAACGCGACACCTTCTTCCGCGAGACGATCCTGTCCAGCAGTGAGCAGGCACGATTCGATCCGGACGGGATGACCTTCGAGTTGCTCCTCGACGCTCAGGACACCTGGTGTACCGACCTCACCGTGAAGACCTTCGTCCGTGGCGCGGGCAACCGGGACCTGCGGGACAGTCTGCGTAGCTACGCCGAGCGGCCGAAACCCGAGGTGCACCGGGAACTCGACGAGTGGGCTACCCGGTCGCCCCGGCTGACCTGCGACTATGAGCCACTGCGCGCCTCGTACCGGCAGAGCGTGGTCGACCTGGCGGCCCTGCGGTACCCCGGGGTGAACTTCCGCGAACTGCTGCCCGCCGCCGGCATGCCGTGGTTCATGACCTTCTTCGGCCGCGACAGCCTGTTCAGCTGTCTGCAGGCCCTGCCGTTCCTGCCCAGCACGGCGGTCCCCGCGCTGCGGATCATGGCACTCGCCCAGGGCACCCGCGAAGACCCGTTCCGTGCCGAGCAGCCCGGCAAGATTCCCCAGGAGAGCAGGTACGGCGAGTCGGCGGTGTTCGACGAGATCTCGCACGCCGCCGACTTCTCCGCCGCTGACACGACCCCGCTGTTCCTGGTGCTGCTCGACGAGTACGAACGGTGGACCGGCGACACCGACCTGGTACGGAGCATGGAGTTCGAGGCACGGGCGGCCCTGGACTGGATCGACCGACACGCGGACCTGGTCGGCACCGGATACGTCTGGTACGGACCACGCCATACCCGCACCGGGGTGTTGAACCAGAGCTGGAAGTGCTCGCCGGGCGCGATCAGCTTCCAGGACGGGCGTGAGGCCGACTTCCCGCAGGCCACCTGCGAGATCCAGGGCTACGTCTACGACGCGCGAATCCGCGCCGCCCGGCTGGCCCGGGACTGTTGGGGCGATCCCGCGTTCGCCGATCGGCTCGAACGACAGGCGGCAGAGCTGCGTGAACGGTTCAACCGGGACTTCTGGATCGCGGAGCGCGGCTACTACGCACACGCACTTCAGGCCGACGGCGTACAGGTCGACGCCCTCACCTCCAACATCGGTCACCTGCTCTGGAGCGGTATCGCCGAGCCGACCAAGGCGCGCTCAGTGGTCCGTCACCTGATGAGCCCGCGACTCTTCTCCGGCTGGGGCATCCGCACCCTGGCCACCGACGCGCGCCGGTTCAACCCGGTCGGTTACCACACCGGCACCGTGTGGCCGTTCGACAACTCGTTGATCGCCTGGGGACTGTGGCGCTACGGGTACCGGGCCGAGGCGGCCCGGGTGGCCTGCGCGGTGCTGGAAGCGTCGCGGTACTTCGACGCGCGGCTGCCGGAGACCTTCGCCGGTTACGACCGCTCGCTGACCAAGTATCCCGTCCCCTATTCGGCCGCCGGGAGTCCGCATGCCACATCGGCCGGCGCGACGCTGCTGTTCCTGCGGGTGTTGCTCGGTCTCGACCCGTACGGCGACGACCTGATCATCGACCCGGCCGTGCCCGAGGAGATGGGGCACATCGAGTTGCACGACATTCCTGGCCGGTGGGGTCTGCTGGACGTGCTCGGCCGGGGCCGGCACGACCTCACCCGCCCCCGGCGCCGCAGTCGTCGCCCAGGTGACCCGTTGCGGGCGGCGTTGTGA
- a CDS encoding response regulator transcription factor: MNRILIAEDEPRIASFLEKGLRAAGYVTTVVDNGIAAAGFAQRDEFDLFILDLGLPGQDGLAVLAQLRARGVRIPVIVLTARDAVPDRVAGLDLGADDYVTKPFSFEELLARVRVRLRDRGQPVVATLRAGPVELDLLRRTASVNGREIELTAREFLLAETLLRHPRQVLSREQILDRVWGLSHDPGSNVVDVYVGYLRRKLGPDLIQTVRGVGYRLNADC, encoded by the coding sequence GTGAACCGGATCCTGATCGCCGAGGACGAACCCCGGATCGCGTCCTTCCTGGAGAAGGGGTTGCGTGCCGCCGGCTATGTGACGACTGTGGTCGACAACGGCATCGCGGCCGCCGGCTTCGCCCAACGTGACGAGTTCGACCTGTTCATCCTCGACCTCGGGCTGCCCGGCCAGGACGGGTTGGCGGTCCTGGCCCAGCTGCGGGCCCGTGGGGTACGGATTCCGGTGATCGTGTTGACCGCCCGTGACGCGGTGCCGGATCGGGTGGCCGGGCTCGACCTCGGCGCCGACGACTACGTGACCAAGCCGTTCAGCTTCGAGGAGTTGCTGGCCCGGGTCCGGGTCCGGCTGCGCGATCGGGGACAGCCCGTGGTCGCGACGCTGCGGGCCGGGCCGGTGGAGCTGGACCTGCTGCGCCGAACGGCGTCAGTCAACGGCCGCGAGATCGAGTTGACCGCACGCGAGTTCCTGTTGGCGGAGACCCTGTTGCGCCATCCACGCCAGGTTCTCAGCCGGGAGCAGATCCTCGATCGGGTCTGGGGGCTGTCCCACGATCCCGGCTCGAACGTGGTCGACGTGTACGTGGGCTACCTGCGGCGCAAACTCGGCCCTGACCTGATCCAGACCGTGCGTGGGGTCGGCTACCGGCTGAACGCCGACTGCTGA
- a CDS encoding roadblock/LC7 domain-containing protein, protein MAYPVVTTGDVSRLLDDLVERVPQAQQAVALSPDGILLAWSKGVDHDLGEQLSGVVAGLRALAVAVGQHANTGRVRQIVVQMGTAFLFIAATPGGAIIAALFDAESDIDSVAYEVALFAGRADRHLPAFPAPEESVESAGSSQPPDALTHGSYSQLPSRTGTATLDR, encoded by the coding sequence ATGGCATACCCCGTGGTCACCACTGGTGATGTCTCCCGACTACTGGACGATCTGGTGGAACGGGTGCCCCAGGCGCAGCAAGCGGTGGCGCTCTCCCCCGACGGCATACTCCTGGCCTGGTCCAAAGGGGTCGACCACGATCTGGGGGAGCAACTGTCCGGCGTCGTGGCGGGGCTACGCGCCCTGGCCGTCGCGGTCGGTCAGCACGCAAACACCGGCCGGGTACGGCAGATCGTCGTCCAGATGGGAACGGCATTCCTGTTCATCGCCGCAACCCCTGGCGGCGCGATCATCGCCGCACTGTTCGATGCCGAGTCCGACATAGACTCGGTCGCCTACGAGGTGGCGTTGTTCGCCGGGCGGGCCGACCGGCATCTGCCGGCGTTCCCGGCCCCGGAGGAGTCCGTCGAGTCCGCCGGGAGCAGTCAGCCCCCGGACGCACTCACCCACGGAAGTTACTCCCAGTTGCCAAGCCGTACCGGCACCGCCACCCTCGACCGCTAG
- a CDS encoding D-arabinono-1,4-lactone oxidase yields the protein MVRNEASTALDTAAASTARWHNWSGGLAFEPAVVARPNSVAELREVLRRAADRDATVRPVGAGHSSAPLVQTEDVLLCLEGLPVGVLEPPRDGQAWVGAGTRLHELGEHLRRYQLAMPNLGDVDTQAIAGAIGTGTHGSGRGLPSLSAQVTGVRLVTAAGDLRQIDAEHDPELLWAAQVSLGVLGVLTAVRTRVVPSFQARRREWGLPVDECLATFEDLLAVNRNVDFYWYPRRDDAHLRTVNPVDDDPGPERVPASGCTEDRVGPSDAALIKRRALRFHETEYFVPAPAGPACFREVRHRIRTRHRHHAAWRVLYRYVAADLAYLSPAYQRDSVTISIHQNETLPYREFFADLEPIFLAHGGRPHWAKIHQLEGRPLLARYPQAQRFLAVRERLDPDRRFLNGYLRRLLDL from the coding sequence ATGGTCCGGAATGAGGCGTCGACGGCGCTGGACACCGCCGCCGCGTCCACGGCACGCTGGCACAACTGGTCCGGTGGCCTGGCCTTCGAGCCGGCGGTGGTGGCACGGCCGAACTCCGTCGCGGAGCTGCGCGAGGTGCTGCGGCGAGCCGCCGACCGCGACGCGACCGTCCGGCCGGTCGGTGCCGGACATTCCTCCGCTCCGCTGGTCCAGACCGAGGACGTGCTGCTCTGCCTGGAAGGGCTGCCGGTCGGTGTGCTCGAACCGCCCCGCGACGGCCAGGCCTGGGTCGGCGCCGGTACCCGGCTGCACGAGCTGGGCGAGCACCTGCGCCGCTACCAACTGGCCATGCCGAACCTCGGTGACGTCGACACCCAGGCCATCGCGGGCGCGATCGGTACCGGCACCCATGGCAGCGGTCGAGGGTTGCCGAGCCTGTCGGCACAGGTGACCGGGGTGCGGCTGGTGACCGCCGCCGGAGACCTGCGGCAGATCGACGCGGAGCATGACCCCGAGCTGCTGTGGGCCGCCCAGGTCTCGCTCGGCGTGCTCGGTGTCCTCACTGCGGTACGGACCCGGGTGGTGCCCTCGTTCCAGGCCCGCCGGCGCGAGTGGGGGCTTCCGGTCGACGAGTGCCTGGCCACCTTCGAGGACCTGTTGGCGGTCAACCGCAACGTCGACTTCTACTGGTATCCGCGCCGCGACGACGCGCATCTGCGCACCGTCAATCCGGTCGACGACGATCCAGGTCCGGAACGGGTTCCGGCCAGCGGGTGCACCGAGGACCGGGTCGGACCCAGCGACGCGGCGCTGATCAAGCGGCGGGCGTTGCGGTTCCACGAGACCGAGTACTTCGTGCCGGCACCGGCCGGTCCGGCCTGTTTCCGGGAGGTCCGGCACCGGATCCGGACCCGGCACCGGCACCATGCCGCGTGGCGGGTGCTGTACCGCTACGTCGCCGCCGACCTGGCGTACCTCAGCCCCGCGTACCAGCGGGACAGCGTCACCATCTCGATTCACCAGAACGAGACGCTGCCGTACCGCGAGTTCTTCGCCGATCTGGAGCCGATCTTCCTGGCCCACGGGGGTCGGCCGCACTGGGCGAAGATCCACCAACTGGAAGGGCGCCCGTTGCTGGCGCGCTACCCGCAGGCGCAGCGGTTCCTGGCCGTACGCGAGCGACTCGACCCCGACCGCCGCTTTCTCAACGGCTACCTGCGCCGCCTGCTTGATCTCTGA